A genome region from Triticum aestivum cultivar Chinese Spring chromosome 2B, IWGSC CS RefSeq v2.1, whole genome shotgun sequence includes the following:
- the LOC123041324 gene encoding probable magnesium transporter NIPA1 isoform X1, which produces MGCGSRSSERGGAARRPTVLRFLPPHAALPLRQLPTPHHTKSPVLNQLRPIVSGAGDWTRQLPAATFRRIISRRGVRRRRRRLRTGSDRFHLFSLIANRLPNMVMSLDNLRGFALATSSSAFIGSSFVIKKIGLKKAGDVGVRAGSGGYSYLYEPLWWIGMVTMILGEVANFAAYAFAPAILVTPLGALSIIFSAVLAHFILNERLHMFGVVGCALCVVGSIDIVLHAPMERKIDSVSEIWQLATEPGFIVYSCLAVALALVLMFWVVHHTEQRKMLAYVAICSLFGSLTVISVKAVAIALKLSFNGVNQFVYIQTWFFISVVIICCLVQLNYLNKALDSFNTAVVAPVYYVMFTTLTILANMIMYKDWDSQNATQIASEVCGFVTIVAGTFLLHKTRDMGNTQPDSNSLRADCELQEHS; this is translated from the exons ATGGGCTGCGGGAGCCGTTCCAGCGAACGTGGAGGAGCCGCCCGACGCCCGACGGTTCTTCGATTCCTCCCTCCCCACGCTGCTCTTCCTCTCCGCCAACTccccacaccacaccacaccaaaTCCCCAGTCTTAAATCAGTTGCGCCCCATCGTCAGCGGCGCCGGCGACTGGACACGGCAACTCCCAGCCGCCACCTTCCGCCGAATCATCTCTCGTcgcggggtccggcggcggcggcggcggctccgcacGGGCTCGGATCGGTTTCACCTTTTCTCG TTGATTGCCAATAGACTGCCAAACATGGTGATGTCTCTAGACAATTTAAGGGGCTTTGCATTAGCCACATCCTCAAGTGCTTTCATTGGATCTAGCTTTGTGATCAAGAAGATTGGCCTGAAGAAAGCTGGGGACGTTGGGGTAAGAGCAG GTTCTGGAGGCTACTCGTACTTGTATGAACCGTTATGGTGGATAGGAATGGTAACTA TGATTCTGGGTGAGGTGGCCAATTTTGCAGCATATGCATTTGCGCCAGCAATACTTGTTACTCCTCTGGGAGCATTGAGCATCATATTTAG CGCAGTGCTAGCACACTTCATTTTGAATGAGAGGTTGCATATGTTTGGCGTGGTTGGTTGTGCATTATGTGTTGTTGGTTCAATTGATATAGTTTTGCATGCCCCGATGGAAAGAAAGATTGATTCAGTTAGCGAAATATGGCAACTCGCAACTGAACCAG GTTTCATAGTATATTCTTGCTTGGCTGTAGCTCTTGCACTTGTTTTAATGTTCTGGGTTGTTCACCATACCGAGCAAAGGAAAATGCTCGCATATGTTGCAATATGTTCACTTTTCGGGTCTCTTACG GTTATCAGTGTTAAAGCAGTGGCCATTGCCTTAAAGCTCTCATTTAACGGAGTGAACCAATTTGTCTACATCCAAACGTGGTTCTTTATTTCTGTTGTGATTATATGCTGTTTAGTGCAGCTGAATTATTTAAACAAG GCCTTGGATTCATTCAATACAGCTGTGGTCGCACCTGTATATTATGTGATGTTCACCACTCTTACTATTCTTGCGAACATGATCATGTACAAG GACTGGGACTCTCAGAATGCAACACAGATAGCAAGTGAGGTGTGTGGGTTCGTGACGATTGTTGCGGGGACATTTCTTCTGCACAAGACCAGAGATATGGGGAACACACAACCTGACTCGAATTCTCTGAGAGCGGACTGTGAACTCCAGGAGCATAGCTAG
- the LOC123041324 gene encoding probable magnesium transporter NIPA1 isoform X2, whose product MVMSLDNLRGFALATSSSAFIGSSFVIKKIGLKKAGDVGVRAGSGGYSYLYEPLWWIGMVTMILGEVANFAAYAFAPAILVTPLGALSIIFSAVLAHFILNERLHMFGVVGCALCVVGSIDIVLHAPMERKIDSVSEIWQLATEPGFIVYSCLAVALALVLMFWVVHHTEQRKMLAYVAICSLFGSLTVISVKAVAIALKLSFNGVNQFVYIQTWFFISVVIICCLVQLNYLNKALDSFNTAVVAPVYYVMFTTLTILANMIMYKDWDSQNATQIASEVCGFVTIVAGTFLLHKTRDMGNTQPDSNSLRADCELQEHS is encoded by the exons ATGGTGATGTCTCTAGACAATTTAAGGGGCTTTGCATTAGCCACATCCTCAAGTGCTTTCATTGGATCTAGCTTTGTGATCAAGAAGATTGGCCTGAAGAAAGCTGGGGACGTTGGGGTAAGAGCAG GTTCTGGAGGCTACTCGTACTTGTATGAACCGTTATGGTGGATAGGAATGGTAACTA TGATTCTGGGTGAGGTGGCCAATTTTGCAGCATATGCATTTGCGCCAGCAATACTTGTTACTCCTCTGGGAGCATTGAGCATCATATTTAG CGCAGTGCTAGCACACTTCATTTTGAATGAGAGGTTGCATATGTTTGGCGTGGTTGGTTGTGCATTATGTGTTGTTGGTTCAATTGATATAGTTTTGCATGCCCCGATGGAAAGAAAGATTGATTCAGTTAGCGAAATATGGCAACTCGCAACTGAACCAG GTTTCATAGTATATTCTTGCTTGGCTGTAGCTCTTGCACTTGTTTTAATGTTCTGGGTTGTTCACCATACCGAGCAAAGGAAAATGCTCGCATATGTTGCAATATGTTCACTTTTCGGGTCTCTTACG GTTATCAGTGTTAAAGCAGTGGCCATTGCCTTAAAGCTCTCATTTAACGGAGTGAACCAATTTGTCTACATCCAAACGTGGTTCTTTATTTCTGTTGTGATTATATGCTGTTTAGTGCAGCTGAATTATTTAAACAAG GCCTTGGATTCATTCAATACAGCTGTGGTCGCACCTGTATATTATGTGATGTTCACCACTCTTACTATTCTTGCGAACATGATCATGTACAAG GACTGGGACTCTCAGAATGCAACACAGATAGCAAGTGAGGTGTGTGGGTTCGTGACGATTGTTGCGGGGACATTTCTTCTGCACAAGACCAGAGATATGGGGAACACACAACCTGACTCGAATTCTCTGAGAGCGGACTGTGAACTCCAGGAGCATAGCTAG
- the LOC123041324 gene encoding probable magnesium transporter NIPA1 isoform X3, giving the protein MVTMILGEVANFAAYAFAPAILVTPLGALSIIFSAVLAHFILNERLHMFGVVGCALCVVGSIDIVLHAPMERKIDSVSEIWQLATEPGFIVYSCLAVALALVLMFWVVHHTEQRKMLAYVAICSLFGSLTVISVKAVAIALKLSFNGVNQFVYIQTWFFISVVIICCLVQLNYLNKALDSFNTAVVAPVYYVMFTTLTILANMIMYKDWDSQNATQIASEVCGFVTIVAGTFLLHKTRDMGNTQPDSNSLRADCELQEHS; this is encoded by the exons ATGGTAACTA TGATTCTGGGTGAGGTGGCCAATTTTGCAGCATATGCATTTGCGCCAGCAATACTTGTTACTCCTCTGGGAGCATTGAGCATCATATTTAG CGCAGTGCTAGCACACTTCATTTTGAATGAGAGGTTGCATATGTTTGGCGTGGTTGGTTGTGCATTATGTGTTGTTGGTTCAATTGATATAGTTTTGCATGCCCCGATGGAAAGAAAGATTGATTCAGTTAGCGAAATATGGCAACTCGCAACTGAACCAG GTTTCATAGTATATTCTTGCTTGGCTGTAGCTCTTGCACTTGTTTTAATGTTCTGGGTTGTTCACCATACCGAGCAAAGGAAAATGCTCGCATATGTTGCAATATGTTCACTTTTCGGGTCTCTTACG GTTATCAGTGTTAAAGCAGTGGCCATTGCCTTAAAGCTCTCATTTAACGGAGTGAACCAATTTGTCTACATCCAAACGTGGTTCTTTATTTCTGTTGTGATTATATGCTGTTTAGTGCAGCTGAATTATTTAAACAAG GCCTTGGATTCATTCAATACAGCTGTGGTCGCACCTGTATATTATGTGATGTTCACCACTCTTACTATTCTTGCGAACATGATCATGTACAAG GACTGGGACTCTCAGAATGCAACACAGATAGCAAGTGAGGTGTGTGGGTTCGTGACGATTGTTGCGGGGACATTTCTTCTGCACAAGACCAGAGATATGGGGAACACACAACCTGACTCGAATTCTCTGAGAGCGGACTGTGAACTCCAGGAGCATAGCTAG